One Rhododendron vialii isolate Sample 1 chromosome 2a, ASM3025357v1 genomic region harbors:
- the LOC131316001 gene encoding NAC domain-containing protein 43-like, whose protein sequence is MSEDMNLSVNGQSRVPPGFRFHPTEEELLHYYLTKKVASEKIDLDVIRDVDLNKLEPWDIQEKCKIGSTPQNDWYFFSHKDKKYPTGTRTNRATAAGFWKATGRDKVIYSSFRRIGMRKTLVFYKGRAPHGQKSDWIMHEYRLDETTNDTCANSLAGVDSVTEEGWVVCRVFKKKNYNKALESPQCSSTSADIRTQLRHMSTTDGVLDQILHYMGRSCKQEITQTINTNVDIDTAMLYLPSINATIDTLQDRFTHLPRLESNHGSPFNQDNSTAFPEQGSGGSCRDTKPRDGLSDWVALDRLVASQLNGQDDTSKHLYPDDDFCFSVNHEDVPVSNLRSNRSQPSQAYGSEIDLWSFVTRSPSSSSSDPLGHLSV, encoded by the exons ATGTCGGAGGACATGAATCTATCTGTAAATGGCCAGTCTCGAGTCCCTCCGGGTTTTCGGTTCCATCCTACAGAAGAGGAGCTTCTGCACTACTATTTGACGAAGAAAGTGGCCAGTGAGAAGATTGACCTCGACGTAATTCGCGACGTTGATCTTAATAAGCTTGAACCATGGGATATTCAAG AGAAATGCAAAATAGGATCCACCCCGCAAAATGATTGGTACTTTTTCAGTCACAAGGATAAAAAGTATCCGACGGGGACTCGCACGAACCGGGCAACGGCAGCGGGCTTTTGGAAGGCTACGGGGCGTGATAAGGTGATATACAGCAGCTTCAGAAGAATTGGAATGAGGAAGACTCTGGTGTTCTACAAAGGAAGAGCCCCACATGGCCAAAAATCGGACTGGATCATGCATGAATACAGACTAGATGAAACCACCAATGACACATGC GCCAATAGTCTAGCAGGAGTAGACTCGGTAACAGAAGAAGGCTGGGTGGTCTGCCgtgttttcaaaaagaaaaactacaaCAAGGCCCTAGAGAGTCCCCAGTGCTCATCAACTTCCGCAGACATACGAACCCAGCTCCGCCACATGTCGACCACCGACGGGGTACTCGACCAGATACTTCACTACATGGGACGTTCCTGCAAGCAGGAAATCACCCAAACAATCAACACCAACGTCGACATCGACACCGCCATGCTCTACCTCCCCTCCATCAACGCAACCATCGACACGCTTCAAGACCGGTTTACGCATCTCCCTAGGCTCGAAAGCAACCATGGTTCCCCCTTCAATCAGGACAACAGCACTGCTTTCCCCGAACAAGGCAGTGGCGGCAGCTGTCGCGACACGAAACCGAGAGACGGGCTCAGCGACTGGGTTGCTCTGGACCGGCTTGTGGCCTCCCAGCTCAACGGCCAAGACGACACTTCGAAGCACTTGTACCCGGACGACGATTTCTGTTTTTCCGTCAATCACGAAGACGTACCAGTATCGAACCTGCGCTCGAATAGATCGCAGCCCTCACAAGCTTACGGCAGCGAGATCGATCTGTGGAGCTTCGTAACGCGATCACCATCGTCATCGTCGTCCGACCCGCTCGGACACCTGTCGGTATAA
- the LOC131315871 gene encoding uncharacterized protein LOC131315871, whose translation MGNCLFGGMGEVTTEAIKVVTSDGGIMEFNGPITVEFITDEFPGHGIFRSQDLFWKPLPHNEVLAAGESYNLLPLNSKGIGGGQIAQVGHVRSNSLPQSQAAPYRMSFDGQGILKRSYTEAFSRYNGGGGIWKVKLVISPGQLLEILSQEGRTQELIESVRTVAKCGNIGVSTVGFSDQWSLSSSRNASSKKDLLLELKRS comes from the coding sequence atgggcaaTTGCCTATTCGGAGGCATGGGAGAGGTAACTACCGAAGCAATCAAAGTGGTGACATCCGACGGCGGGATCATGGAGTTCAACGGTCCGATAACGGTGGAGTTCATTACCGATGAGTTCCCAGGCCACGGTATCTTTCGAAGCCAGGATCTTTTCTGGAAACCATTGCCACACAACGAAGTACTTGCAGCAGGGGAATCATACAATCTCCTCCCGCTCAACAGCAAGGGAATAGGTGGTGGCCAAATTGCCCAAGTGGGTCACGTAAGGTCAAACAGCTTGCCACAATCCCAAGCCGCGCCCTACAGGATGTCGTTCGACGGTCAGGGAATCCTCAAGAGATCGTACACGGAAGCCTTCTCTAGGTACAACGGTGGCGGCGGGATATGGAAGGTGAAGCTTGTCATCAGTCCGGGACAGTTACTGGAGATACTGTCACAAGAGGGTCGAACCCAGGAGTTGATTGAAAGTGTGAGGACCGTCGCGAAATGCGGTAACATCGGGGTTTCGACCGTGGGTTTTTCGGATCAATGGTCTCTTTCCAGCAGCAGGAATGCTTCCTCTAAGAAAGATCTTCTGTTGGAGCTCAAGAGATCATAA